One genomic segment of Acanthopagrus latus isolate v.2019 chromosome 14, fAcaLat1.1, whole genome shotgun sequence includes these proteins:
- the LOC119032896 gene encoding leptin-B-like isoform X2: MKILPAVLFVSLVVAHGCSSLPKRSDSIRNTIRSITNIAQTTLVHIRILRAKLPVAPQIEFSAPSINGLTNISYNLALLDNELRSPESLNQIQADVSSLEGLVRSLAVTMNCPVNDKPRGEVGNSSFPDTHLYLTLAKVQSYLDKFLLNKDKLKVC, translated from the exons ATGAAGATCCTTCCAGCCgttctctttgtctccctgGTGGTGGCCCACGGCTGCTCGAGCCTTCCCAAGAGGAGTGACTCCATCAGAAATACCATTAGGAGCATAACTAACATTGCTCAGACAACCCTCGTCCACATCAGGATACTAAGGGCAAAG tTGCCTGTCGCTCCACAGATAGAATTCAGCGCTCCCTCCATTAACGGACTAACTAACATCAGCTACAACCTCGCACTTCTGGACAACGAGCTGAGGAGCCCAGAATCCCTCAATCAGATCCAGGCTGACGTCTCCAGCTTGGAGGGACTGGTGCGCTCCCTCGCCGTCACGATGAACTGTCCCGTCAACGACAAACCCAGAGGAGAGGTCGGCAACAGCTCGTTCCCCGACACTCACCTCTACCTGACTCTGGCGAAGGTGCAGAGCTACCTGGACAAGTTTCTTCTCAACAAGGACAAACTCAAGGTCTGCTGA
- the LOC119032843 gene encoding uncharacterized protein LOC119032843 — MGNLPASISLFKTTPTSEQVSDGRFIAKRISSRITYYYTPVSAAEDKTLCAAKESQTSTDLRHIRPPLSSSQPLSDDSSSSPYLSDSPSHTAASPQHQSDSVSAARPLLVFFSWLGAQPGAVAKYRDLYLDRGMDVLWVQSNIMHFLWPRWGLSYGLEVLKVLEEPRFSGRAVLVHASSIGGYSFTQILSHIARRQKQHAELAQRVIGQIYDSLVAGSLEHMAIGLGRTLLPRFERFIKNTAMVYFWIFKTQTADLYDAGIHLFTNSPITAPALFFSSVNDVMCDQAVMDKIIDRWRRRGLTVVCKKWKESTHAAHMRCHPEDYLCTLEKYLNSLPVCSLRAKM; from the exons ATGGGAAACCTGCCGGCCTCCATAAG CCTCTTCAAGACTACCCCCACATCAGAACAAGTCAGTGATGGGAGGTTCATCGCCAAGAGGATCAGCAGTCGCATAACGTACTATTACACTCCGGTCtcagcagcagaagacaaaacattatGTGCTGCCAAAGAATCTCAAACATCCACTGATCTTCGCCACATCCGCCCCCCATTATCCTCATCTCAGCCCCTCAGTGatgactcctcttcctctccgtaTCTCTCAGATTCGccttcacacacagctgcctccCCCCAACACCAATCAgattctgtctctgctgctcgtccccttcttgttttcttctcctggCTCGGTGCACAGCCAGGGGCAGTTGCCAAGTACAGGGACCTTTACCTGGACCGCGGCATGGATGTCCTCTGGGTCCAGAGCAACATAATGCACTTCCTGTGGCCTCGATGGGGGCTCAGCTACGGCTTGGAGGTTTTAAAGGTTTTAGAGGAGCCTCGGTTTTCAGGGAGGGCGGTGCTGGTGCACGCCTCCTCCATCGGTGGCTACTCCTTCACCCAGATACTCAGCCACATTGCTCGGCGACAGAAACAACATGCAGAACTGGCACAGAGGGTGATAGGGCAAATCTATGACAGCTTGGTGGCTGGCAGCCTGGAGCACATGGCGATAG GCCTTGGCAGGACCCTGCTTCCTCGTTTTGAGCGCTTCATCAAAAACACTGCCATGGTTTACTTCTGGATCTTCAAAACCCAGACAGCAGACCTCTACGACGCCGGCATCCATCTGTTCACCAACAGCCCAATCACTGCGCCggccctcttcttctccagcgTCAACGACGTCATGTGCGACCAGGCTGTCATGGACAAGATTATTGaccgctggaggaggaggggcctgACTGTGGTGTGCAAGAAGTGGAAGGAGTCGACACACGCAGCACACATGCGATGCCACCCGGAGGACTACCTATGTACCCTGGAGAAATACCTGAACTCGCTGCCTGTTTGCTCCCTCagagcaaaaatgtaa
- the LOC119032896 gene encoding leptin-B-like isoform X1, with protein sequence MSLLSLCPQEENKNSSVFKCNSEEPLTQETAKTWMSDTGILSLLSRMKILPAVLFVSLVVAHGCSSLPKRSDSIRNTIRSITNIAQTTLVHIRILRAKLPVAPQIEFSAPSINGLTNISYNLALLDNELRSPESLNQIQADVSSLEGLVRSLAVTMNCPVNDKPRGEVGNSSFPDTHLYLTLAKVQSYLDKFLLNKDKLKVC encoded by the exons AtgtctttattgtctttgtgcccacaagaagaaaacaaaaattcaaGTGTGTTCAAGTGCAACTCTGAGGAGCCTCTCACCCAGGAAACAGCCAAGACTTGGATGTCGGACACTGGCATACTTAGCCTCCTTTCGAG GATGAAGATCCTTCCAGCCgttctctttgtctccctgGTGGTGGCCCACGGCTGCTCGAGCCTTCCCAAGAGGAGTGACTCCATCAGAAATACCATTAGGAGCATAACTAACATTGCTCAGACAACCCTCGTCCACATCAGGATACTAAGGGCAAAG tTGCCTGTCGCTCCACAGATAGAATTCAGCGCTCCCTCCATTAACGGACTAACTAACATCAGCTACAACCTCGCACTTCTGGACAACGAGCTGAGGAGCCCAGAATCCCTCAATCAGATCCAGGCTGACGTCTCCAGCTTGGAGGGACTGGTGCGCTCCCTCGCCGTCACGATGAACTGTCCCGTCAACGACAAACCCAGAGGAGAGGTCGGCAACAGCTCGTTCCCCGACACTCACCTCTACCTGACTCTGGCGAAGGTGCAGAGCTACCTGGACAAGTTTCTTCTCAACAAGGACAAACTCAAGGTCTGCTGA